One window of the Niallia circulans genome contains the following:
- a CDS encoding ABC transporter substrate-binding protein, translating into MGKINKLLSTFIVAGLVLTGCSGEKTSKSASTEDLKLTDVTFPLKEKATLRFMTQSSALAPTDPNEKLIYQRLEEQTGVHIDWKNYTKDQFVEKRNLALASGELPDAILDAAFSDYDLLKYAKDGTIIPVEDLIDQYMPNFKKVLEEAPEYKSMITAPDGHIYSFPWIEELGSGKSRIQVVDCLPWINVEWLNNLGLEMPTTTEELKEVLLAFKTQDPNGNGEADEIPLSFIVNQGGEDPAFLFASFGLGDNWDHTVVSNEGKVIFTAAEEGYKEALKFFNELNDLGLIDVEAYEQDWNKYVAKGKDSKYGLYFTWDKGNISGMNDTYDVMPPLEGPSGEKNVAQTNGFGLDRGRMVITSANKNLELTAKWIDQLYEPLQSVQDNWGTYGDTKQQNIFEFDEKAGMLKHLPLEGAAPVEIREKTNIAGPLAILDEYYGVYTTKPEDAAWRLNILEKNMVPHIKAENFYPPVFFSLEEADEKAKIETDLFAYVNRKRAEWMSNGKIEEEWEDYLKELERLGLSTWLQIKQDGYDRTVN; encoded by the coding sequence ATGGGGAAAATCAATAAGCTTCTTTCCACTTTTATTGTTGCCGGTCTTGTTCTAACAGGTTGCAGTGGTGAAAAGACAAGTAAAAGTGCTTCAACAGAAGATTTAAAATTAACTGATGTTACATTTCCTTTGAAAGAGAAAGCAACACTTCGTTTTATGACACAAAGCTCAGCTTTGGCACCAACCGACCCGAATGAAAAGCTAATCTATCAAAGATTAGAGGAGCAGACAGGTGTTCATATTGATTGGAAAAACTATACGAAAGACCAATTTGTGGAGAAGCGGAATTTAGCGTTGGCAAGTGGGGAGCTGCCAGATGCCATTTTAGATGCTGCTTTCAGTGATTATGATTTATTGAAATATGCAAAGGATGGAACCATCATACCAGTTGAAGATTTAATTGATCAGTATATGCCTAATTTTAAAAAGGTGCTGGAAGAAGCTCCAGAATATAAATCGATGATTACAGCGCCAGATGGACATATATACAGTTTTCCTTGGATTGAAGAGCTTGGCAGTGGAAAGAGCCGCATTCAAGTAGTTGATTGCCTTCCTTGGATAAATGTAGAATGGCTCAATAATTTAGGGCTGGAAATGCCAACAACAACTGAAGAACTGAAAGAGGTACTTCTTGCGTTTAAAACACAAGATCCAAATGGTAATGGAGAAGCAGATGAAATACCATTATCTTTTATTGTGAATCAAGGAGGAGAGGACCCAGCTTTCTTATTTGCTTCCTTTGGTTTAGGAGATAACTGGGATCATACGGTTGTTTCCAATGAAGGAAAAGTTATTTTTACTGCAGCAGAAGAAGGGTATAAAGAAGCGTTAAAATTCTTTAATGAACTAAATGATTTAGGTTTAATTGATGTAGAAGCATATGAACAAGATTGGAATAAATATGTAGCGAAAGGAAAAGATTCAAAATACGGTCTTTACTTTACATGGGATAAAGGAAATATTAGTGGCATGAATGATACCTATGATGTAATGCCTCCATTAGAAGGACCAAGTGGTGAAAAAAATGTGGCGCAAACAAATGGATTTGGTCTTGATAGAGGAAGAATGGTTATCACAAGTGCGAATAAGAATTTAGAGTTAACCGCAAAATGGATTGATCAACTGTATGAACCACTGCAATCTGTTCAAGATAACTGGGGAACATATGGGGATACGAAACAGCAAAATATTTTTGAATTTGATGAGAAAGCTGGTATGTTAAAGCATCTTCCGCTAGAAGGCGCAGCACCAGTTGAAATAAGAGAAAAAACAAATATCGCAGGACCATTGGCTATACTAGATGAGTATTATGGCGTGTACACAACAAAACCAGAAGATGCTGCTTGGCGATTAAATATTTTAGAAAAGAATATGGTTCCTCATATTAAAGCAGAGAACTTTTATCCACCAGTGTTTTTCTCACTAGAAGAGGCAGATGAAAAGGCAAAAATTGAAACAGATCTATTTGCTTATGTGAATAGAAAAAGAGCTGAATGGATGAGTAATGGAAAAATTGAAGAAGAATGGGAAGATTACTTGAAAGAATTAGAGAGACTAGGTCTAAGCACTTGGTTGCAAATTAAGCAGGATGGCTATGACAGAACAGTAAATTAA